The Hemibagrus wyckioides isolate EC202008001 linkage group LG25, SWU_Hwy_1.0, whole genome shotgun sequence genome has a segment encoding these proteins:
- the LOC131346059 gene encoding ankyrin repeat and SOCS box protein 2-like, with product MKMMSCNSVLQSECVMWRTLDSLRPDSLTPVQDEEQMMSAVGSGDVRKVRDILTREETPRNLLRADADGWTALHEASYYGQAECLKLLLTAVPEMMDTGTRKHQTPLILAVSREHLHCVEVLLEKGADPAIPTLTNETPLYEACARRSAQMARLLLRYGADVNQRCLDGWTALHEAVSQQHLELCEVLVERGADLSSRNIYGVTPLFLAAQCGCLEPLNFLISLGADVNSRARDGATPLYEACKNHHTDVVQLLLSHCADANTPGKDRLLPLHMAAKHGDYRMISSLILLTSESEVQRSGISPIHLSAESSEDEALELLIHASFNVNFLLAPERSCMYEDRRRSALYFAVDNRNLKAASMLLDAGANPNLDPFNVLLLAVRQGDVCMATLLLEHGADVNASLPTHPSTFPACVMLSVRNITMMKCLMDHGCDAEACFQCEHGAEEHGAEEHGAEEHGAEEHGAEEHGAEERPSLQFCEMISARSVRHCTGPVINLLLDYVSPVKLCSRLQDLLDSEDSWTHIRDKSVLPPSLLQLCRLRIRQLAGGTRLKNIRNLPERLIRFLQHNQQAEDIVSSPECMHPDSL from the exons atgaagatgatgagctGTAACAGTGTGCTGCAGTcggagtgtgtgatgtggagaaCTCTTGACAGCCTGCGTCCTGACTCCCTCACACCTGTCCA GGATGAGGAACAGATGATGTCGGCTGTGGGCTCCGGAGACGTGAGGAAAGTCAGGGACATCCTGACGCGTGAGGAGACTCCCAGGAATCTCCTGAGGGCGGATGCAGACGGCTGGACCGCACTACACGAGGCCAGTTATTACGGCCAGGCCGAGTGCCTGAAGCTGCTGCTCACGG CTGTTCCCGAGATGATGGACACTGGAACCCGTAAACACCAGACTCCTCTGATCCTCGCCGTGTCTCGGGAACATCTACACTGTGTGGAGGTTCTCTTGGAGAAAGGGGCGGATCCCGCAATTCCAACCCTAACCAATGAGACGCCTTTGTATGAAG CGTGTGCGAGGCGTAGCGCTCAGATGGCGCGTCTCCTGCTGAGATACGGAGCAGACGTTAACCAGCGGTGTCTGGACGGATGGACGGCTCTACACGAGGCGGTGTCTCAGCAACACCTGGAGCTCTGTGAGGTTTTAGTGGAGCGCGGCGCTGACCTCAGCTCACGCAACATCTACGGGGTCACGCCGCTCTTCCTCGCCGCTCAGTGCGGATGCCTGGAGCCGCTCAACTTCCTCATCTCCCTCG GCGCTGATGTAAACAGCCGGGCGAGAGACGGAGCCACGCCCCTGTACGAGGCCTGCAAGAACCATCACACAGATGTGGTACAGCTGCTGCTGTCTCACTGTGCTGATGCTAACACACCAGGAAAGGACCGCCTTTTACCTCTGCACATGGCAGCCAAACACGGAGACTACAG GATGATCTCCAGCCTGATTCTTCTGACCAGTGAGAGTGAAGTCCAGCGCAGTGGCATCAGCCCCATCCATCTCTCAGCCGAGAGCAGTGAGGACGAAGCTCTGGAGCTCCTGATCCACGCCAGCTTCAACGTCAACTTCCTGCTGGCTCCGGAACGTTCCTGCATGTATGAGGACCGCCGCCGGTCTGCTCTGTACTTTGCTGTAGATAACAGGAACCTCAAGGCTGCCAGCATGCTCCTGGATGCTGGTGCCAATCCTAACCTGGACCCGTTCAACGTCCTGCTGCTGGCCGTGAGGCAGGGAGACGTGTGCATGGCCACCTTACTCCTGGAGCATGGAGCTGATGTCAACGCCTCCTTGCCTACTCATCCCAGCACCTTCCCTGCCTGCGTGATGCTCAGCGTGAGGAACATCACCATGATGAAGTGCCTGATGGACCACGGCTGTGATGCAGAAGCATGTTTCCAGTGTGAACATGGAGCTGAGGAGCATGGAGCTGAGGAACATGGAGCTGAGGAGCATGGAGCAGAGGAACATGGAGCTGAGGAGCATGGAGCTGAGGAACGTCCAAGCTTACAG TTCTGTGAGATGATCTCGGCCAGGTCAGTGCGCCACTGCACTGGACCCGTCATTAACCTGCTGCTGGATTACGTCTCTCCAGTAAAGCTCTGCTCCAGACTCCAGGATCTCCTGGACAGTGAAGACTCCTGGACACACATCAGAGATAAATCAG tgcTTCCTCCGAGTCTGCTGCAGCTCTGCAGGCTGAGAATCCGACAGCTGGctggaggaaccagactgaagaACATCAGGAATCTTCCAGAGAGATTAATCCGCTTTCTCCAACACAACCAGCAAGCTGAAGATATCGTCTCATCTCCTGAGTGCATGCATCCAGACTCACTGTGa
- the asb2a.2 gene encoding ankyrin repeat and SOCS box protein 2 — MAVARVSVPSLTTSSVDTEDYSIYANMSEEQLLQLAIERSLADANTQQICSRTPRLTSQCSRSLPRSQNVPPPANPPANPPANPPANPPANPPVNLSASENQSSKINRNALNHFFRKDKQEVIAWTRHNGFLRVTVESVEDLDPFLSAIWKGDATALSALIQTKSRNLSEANQEGWLPLHESAYYGHIDCLKILLSAKPEMINSRTLKNQTPLLLAVSRRHSACVHYLLEKGADPNLANNQWETPLYKACEKGTEEAVGLLLRYGATVNKASVQGSTPLHEAVTSKNVEMCKMLLQANANLMAKNFYGIDPLFTAAQCGASEVLSFLIMKGANVNTQANDGASALYEASKNGHTNVVEILLSKRVDVNKANKAGLLPIHIAAKNGHDGIVALLIPRTSRAKIKHCGISPLHMAAERNRDNILEMLIEAGFDVNFVLSEDWSKMFEDHRSTALYCAVCNSNLDAATMLLEAGASPNLDTFNPLLVAVRKGCMEMVKLLVSHGANINSILPTHPTDFPAAMIFCLNYLPMIKYLMDNGCDALSCFKCDYGSNTHPPIKSDGRDRLYYISDEPSDSNIQFCEMLSKPSITSWAGPIIDILLDYVGHVKLCSRLIEHLDSYSAWAQIKEKAMPPRSLMHLCRIKIRQQLGVQRLRQMNRLPLPGRLIKFLRHEKEFFSDIL; from the exons ATGGCGGTTGCACGGGTGTCGGTCCCGAGCCTGACAACTTCCTCTGTGGACACGGAGGACTACAGCATTTATGCTAACATGTCTGAGGAGCAGCTCCTGCAGCTAGCAATCGAGCGAAGTCTCGCTGATGCTAACACTCAGCAAATCTGCTCTCGGACCCCAAGGTTGACGTCTCAGTGTTCACGCAGTCTTCCACGGTCTCAGAATGTCCCTCCTCCTGCAAACCCACCTGCTAATCCACCAGCTAATCCACCCGCTAATCCACCTGCTAACCCACCAGTCAACCTGTCAGCAAG TGAGAACCAGTCCTCAAAAATCAACCGAAATGCGCTAAACCATTTCTTCAGAAAGGACAAGCAGGAAGTGATTGCTTGGACAAGACACAACGGATTTCTCCGGGTTACTGTTGAATCAGTCGA GGATTTAGACCCTTTTCTCTCAGCGATTTGGAAAGGTGATGCTACGGCTCTAAGTGCGCTGATACAAACCAAATCCAGAAACCTTTCAGAAGCTAATCAGGAAGGTTGGCTCCCCCTGCACGAGTCTGCTTACTACGGCCATATCGACTGTCTGAAGATTTTGCTGAGTG CCAAACCAGAAATGATTAACAGTCGCACTCTAAAGAACCAAACTCCGCTTCTTCTGGCCGTGAGTCGCCGACATTCAGCTTGTGTCCATTATCTGTTGGAGAAAGGTGCTGATCCCAACCTGGCAAACAACCAGTGGGAGACTCCCCTGTACAAAG CTTGTGAAAAGGGAACTGAAGAAGCTGTCGGTCTTCTGTTAAGATACGGAGCAACAGTGAACAAGGCATCTGTGCAAGGTTCCACACCGTTGCATGAAGCAGTGACAAGCAAAAATGTGGAGATGTGCAAGATGCTCCTGCAAGCGAACGCAAATCTGATGGCTAAAAACTTTTATGGCATAGATCCTCTATTCACAGCAGCTCAATGTGGAGCTTCTGAAGTTCTTAGCTTCCTGATCATGAAAG GTGCAAATGTCAACACTCAGGCTAATGACGGTGCCTCAGCCTTGTATGAAGCCTCGAAAAATGGTCACACAAATGTTGTTGAGATTCTATTATCCAAAAGGGTTGATGTTAACAAAGCTAACAAAGCTGGACTACTTCCTATCCACATTGCTGCTAAAAACGGACATGATGG AATTGTTGCCTTGCTAATACCAAGAACTAGCAGGGCCAAAATAAAGCACTGTGGCATAAGTCCTCTTCATATGGCTGCAGAACGCAACAGAGACAATATTCTTGAAATGCTTATAGAGGCCGGTTTTGATGTCAACTTCGTGCTGTCAGAGGATTGGTCCAAAATGTTTGAGGATCACCGAAGCACCGCGCTCTATTGCGCCGTTTGCAACAGTAATCTTGATGCGGCCACGATGCTCCTGGAGGCAGGTGCCAGCCCAAATCTGGACACCTTCAATCCTCTTCTTGTTGCTGTGAGGAAGGGCTGCATGGAAATGGTCAAGCTTCTGGTCAGCCATGGTGCGAATATTAATTCCATCCTCCCAACTCATCCCACCGACTTCCCAGCTGCTATGATTTTTTGCCTGAACTACTTGCCAATGATTAAGTACCTGATGGATAATGGATGTGATGCCCTATCATGTTTTAAGTGTGACTATGGCAGCAATACTCACCCACCTATTAAATCTGATGGAAGGGACAGGCTGTATTACATCAGCGATGAACCTTCAGACAGCAATATACAG TTCTGTGAGATGCTGTCCAAGCCATCCATCACCAGCTGGGCTGGACCTATCATAGACATACTGCTAGACTACGTGGGTCATGTGAAACTCTGTTCCAGACTTATCGAACACCTGGACAGTTACAGTGCATGGGCTCAAATCAAAGAGAAAGCAA TGCCTCCTCGCTCCCTGATGCATCTCTGCAGGATAAAGATTCGTCAGCAGCTGGGAGTCCAGAGACTAAGACAGATGAACAGACTTCCTCTGCCCGGGAGGCTTATCAAGTTCTTACGGCATGAAAAAGAATTCTTCTCTGATATCCTGTAA